The genome window CAAGATTCTTGCTGCCCAGAGCCCAATATGTTCAGAAGCTGAACAAGGTGAGGAAAATATGTGGCCTCGTTATTGTTTCCTCAGTTCAATCAACCACCTGCAGTTGCATTCGAACACATTTCATCCATGAGTAAGCAGTTGATTAATACAAGTCAGTTATTGCCAATACCACTCCTACCTTTTCCCCAAAATCTGATATTCTTCTACAATCATTGAGGATATCAAAATCCTTTTCCATATCACCAACTGGAGCGATTGTGTATTATTTGGAATCAGCAAAAAACAAGTTTCACCCGCTTACAAAAATTTTAGTGGCTGAAGCTACTAAATCGGCTGCAATTAAGGTTTTGTCGATTCCTTATCTATCAGATAAAAGAACATTCGACTAGCTAATTTAACAATTTAATAtattaatttgtaaaaaaaaaataaataaaaaatacataaagtttTTCACTCACAATACTTCGCAGGTAGTTTGATATTTCAACCTATTTCAAGCGCAAATTATTATTGGAAAAGCGGAGATAATTTAAGTTCCAAATATGCAATTGTCCACTTTTCTTTTTCACAACTTTTGCATCAACCGGTCTGTGTTATAATTACATGTTCGAACAATTAAACCTTCATTCTCCCTGGGGAAGAACAGCAACATAGAACGACTACTTCCTTTCTTCTTGCAAAAGTACTATGGCCCCATCTGACTTTTATGCCAAATAATCTGCTTCCCGCCAAAAGCTTAACGGCTAAATACCAACTCCTATATAATCATAACCAGCCATCAGGGATCCCTTTCATAACACCACGAGAGAACATTCAAAGCTTAGATTGCCCCAATCtatgataattttaattttgtcgAGATTTCGACATTTCTGCAAACGAACATGCACTAAATATCTGACCTCGCAGTGAAGATCTGCTCTGGCAATGCTGCCGccattgaaaattaattttccgtCGCGAAAGTTGGTATGACCGCCTAAGCTCGCTAAATGGAATCTATCTGGCATTCCCATAAGACTTCCATTGCGTAGTTCGTCAGAGCCAGAGGCACAGCACAAAATCGATTAAAACCACTTGGGTTGGTGCACAACTTTCCGCTCTGTGATTGTAACTTTGTCAGCTGACCAGTGTCGTGTGACTTGTGAGGGTCTTTTTCGTGTTTGCAAGTGATCAGAGGAGGTAAATTTACAATATTCCCGCTCGCTGTGGAATAAAACCGAATTGAAGGCGGATCTCGAGAATTTTGCTGGTCGAAATGGCGATTTGATCTAATTAATTTGTCCTCTTGCCAAAAGCCCTGTCCGTGTCAATTGTGAAAACCAGTTTAGAGGGAATTTCGGCTAATTATTAATTCAACGCGATTACGACTGCAAACAGCCCCGCCAGCGAGTCACAAGACGGCAAAATACTCGAGAATCGGCTGGAATTCGCGTTGCGAGATTGCACTTCTCCAGTCACATGACTCGGTCTTGATAGCTCTGATTAAGACGGTCGAACAAATATTTCAGAATTAGCCCAGCAAAATGTCGTCCGGGTTGAAGAAAATTTCCGATGAGGACCGCGAATCGAAATATGGACGCGTATTCGCCGTTTCTGGTCCAGGTAAGGCTCGTGGACTTCAAGGACTCCGCTTACCTaacaattgtgattttttcagtcgTTACGGCCGAGCGGATGTCTGGGTCTGCTATGTATGAGTTGGTCCGTGTAGGATACTATGAGCTCGTGGGAGAAATTATTCGTCTTGAAGGCGACATGGCCACTATTCAGGTCTACGAGGAAACCTCAGGCGTCACGGTCGGCGATCCTGTGTTGCGTACCGGAAAACCCCTGTCCGTAGAGTTGGGTCCAGGTATTATGGGCAGTATTTTCGACGGTATCCAGCGTCCATTGAAGGATATCAACGAGCTCACAAGCTCCATTTACATCCCCAAGGGCGTGAACGTTCCATGCTTGTCCCGCACACAGTCGTGGGAATTCAATCCCCTGCACGTTAAAGTCGGCTCACATATCACCGGAGGTGATTTGTACGGTCTCGTCCACGAAAACACACTCGTCAAGCACAAAATGATCGTTCCTCCGCGCGCGAAGGGTACTGTACGCTACATCGCCCCCGCCGGCAACTACACAGTGGAAGATGTCGTCCTGGAAACTGAGTTCGACGGAGAAATCACCAAACACACTATGTTGCAAGTGTGGCCTGTACGTCAGCCACGTCCCGTCACAGAAAAGTTGCCCGCCAACCACCCGCTACTCACTGGACAACGTGTACTCGACTCTCTGTTCCCTTGCGTCCAGGGCGGAACCACAGCTATCCCTGGTGCTTTCGGTTGTGGAAAGACTGTCATCTCACAGGCCTTGTCAAAGTACTCCAACTCTGATGTCATTATCTACGTCGGTTGCGGTGAACGTGGTAACGAGATGTCTGAAGTATTGCGAGATTTCCCCGAATTGTCTGTAGAAATTGACGGAGTCACTGAATCTATCATGAAACGTACTGCTCTGGTTGCCAACACCTCCAACATGCCTGTCGCTGCTCGAGAAGCCTCTATTTACACAGGTTTGTCAAGAAACCACTCCTTTTTCTAGCTGGTACTGAAGTTTTCCCATTCGTCCCGCAGGTATTACATTGTCCGAATACTTCCGTGATATGGGTTACAACGTTTCTATGATGGCTGACTCGACCTCCCGTTGGGCAGAAGCTCTTCGAGAAATTTCGGGTCGTTTGGCTGAAATGCCTGCCGATTCCGGTTACCCCGCTTACTTGGGCGCACGTCTTGCTTCCTTCTACGAACGTGCTGGTCGCGTGAAATGTCTTGGCAACCCAGAAAGGGAGGGCTCCGTGTCTATTGTAGGTGCCGTATCACCACCCGGTGGTGACTTCTCAGATCCTGTCACCTCCGCCACTCTGGGTATCGTACAGGTGTTCTGGGGTTTGGACAAGAAACTGGCCCAGCGTAAACATTTCCCCTCCATCAATTGGTTGATTTCATACAGTAAGTACATGCGTGCTTTGGACGATTTCTACGAGAAGAACTTCCCCGAGTTTGTGCCACTGAGAACCAAAGTCAAGGAAATCTTGCAAGAGGAGGAAGATCTTTCTGAAATTGTGCAGCTCGTCGGTAAGGCATCTTTGGCCGAAACGGACAAGATTACTCTGGAAGTAGCCAAATTACTTAAGGACGATTTCTTGCAACAAAACTCCTACTCGTCCTACGATCGTTTCTGCCCGTTCTACAAGACCGTGGGCATGTTGAGGAACATTATCGCCTTCTATGACTTGGCACGACACGCCGTCGAGTCAACAGCCCAGTCCGAAAATAAGATCACATGGAACGTCATTCGTGACGCGATGGGCAACATTATGTATCAACTGTCTTCAATGAAATTCAAGGTAAGGTCCCTCTAAATTGCATGAAAGTGAGGATTCTGACGTTGCTTGTACTTGCAGGACCCCGTTAAGGACGGCGAAGCCAAGATTAAGGCCGATTTCGACCAATTGTACGAAGATTTGCAGCAGGCCTTCCGGAATTTGGAAGACTAAGATAGTATTGTTAAGAGTATTAATCCGTATTGGttcaaaatatttcattatGAATATGTTATACGAGTGTAGTTATCGCTAGTTGTACAATTCTCGCCCGAGGCGCATTGTATACTGCATTcctgttaaatattttttttttgttttccctgTGCTGCGTTTTCAAGACAAAATTCATAAACGCATTCACTGTCACGTCTTGTGTATTTGTATTAAAAGTTTTCCGCCCTCCACCACCTCTCCGCTCGATCCTTTCACACCAATCACGTGTACGATACCATTCCAGAATGTATTATTCTTTATCTTTTAGATAGCGCGCGAAGTCGGTCTAAGGGTTAGTGCTTTAAGTTTGTTGTTAACGAAATTCATTATTACAAAACTTATCATGCCGTTCCAgagaaaatgtaaaataaaatttcttgTCATTCAAACTTTCACAGTTCCATCGCTTTTCTCTGCTTCAGTCGTTCTTGATCATAGGCCGTCTTGACTCTCCGGACACAGGACCCTCCAAATGTACTCGTCGATCGTTAGGAATATCGCCGGCACTTATAGACTTATACCATGCACTCTTTCTCGAATCAACTGATTAGTTAGCGGTGAATGCTGCCCCTCCAAAATTTCAATGATTCCCTAAACCATCAAGTGTAATTTCAATAGGCTGAATATTTTAAAGAATGCATTTATAAGACTACGGAGAGGATAATTCGTTTCTGGTGCCCAAGATATTTGTTACAGAGATAGTTACTGTTTGACGTGGAAAAGAGTTCTATTAGCTTTTCCTTGGTATAGCATAAAAGACAATTTTTCCTCCAGTTCAGTTGTATTTACTAATTTATGTTAATGTTTCTTCTCATCGCATTGCGTCTAATTTGTGGTAAAACTCTATGAAGGTCACTGGACGGTAGTATTCAAGGGTGACCGTCATTTAATTCCTCTGCCGGGAAATCCTCCACCTTAATATTTGCGTCCACGAAATATTCCAACGTCCCCAAAAGAATATTTATTTTCCGTCGTTTAATTCATTGCTGATTTGACGAATTTGTTGACCCAGTTGGCACGCACGGGCAATATCTCTAAACACGAAAAACactattgtattcatcaactGTTTCGAATAGTGATGATCATACAAAAAGGAACAGCATCAAAAATTTGCAATACATTGCTCGTAAATTGGAGGCAAGACAATGACTAGAAACTTGACCCAGCATAGGCCTGTGTGTAGGAGGTAGGGGAGAGGtgaagcctctgagcactctaGACACTAGTGGTTCATTGTAGTCGATTCcaccatctaacggaatatcctgtATCCGTTTCTGAATCGCAGGATTTCGATGGTTcccgcttccttattacaggatgATCACGTATCATTTTGAAGAAACTCTATTCTGAACACATACCCAGTTTGTGAATTATAGCCTGTCGGAATGCCTACAATTATCCTGCAAGGCTTCTCGCTTTttaacaggataaactttgtagtatgTTTTTGTTGTCCTGACAGGGAAAGTTTGTTGGTCtaacagcattaaggctctgccacctgttgtTATAGGAAGTTCGTTCATAGTGCTTGATAGCATTAGCCAACGCTACTAAAACCCCAATTGAGGGCTCCAGACCGgacatgggggaaattgaaccctcttttgctaaggcatccgaaatTACATTTCCCTCTCCCACCACTACAATGGCCGGGTGCTCAGAGCAATTTCACCGATAGAGTGTTGAAACAATTTCTAcatccctgaacgattttcgaaggaATCAGAGGACTGCTCAACGCGCTTAATGCAGcgtgactatcgctacagatcgtACATCAATCATTCTTAGAATCGCATACACTTGAGTCTGCAAGACGTTGGCAtatgtcccaagggaaaagcccacttcgcatttttattcgagaggtagactgtGAAAAttggattcatcatcatcaacggcacaacaaccggtatctggcctaggtttgccttaataaggaactccaggcattccggttttgcgccatgGTCCAataattggatatccctaaaagttgtctgccatcctggcctacgccatcgctccatatgagccggggtctgcttcgtcttttttctaccataaatataacGTTTATAGATTTTTCGGAGTGGATCATCCTCAAGCATATACCGCAacatattcagccggattttatccacaacgaggcggtcatggtatcgctcataaatttcgtcgttatgtaggctacggactcGTCCGTCCTCTTGTAggcgaccaaaaattcttcggaggattcttttcttgaacgtggctaagagttcgccatttttcttgctaagaacccaagtctccgaagaatgcatgaggacttgctagatcattgtcttgtacaataagagctttgaccgtatgggaAGGTGTTTCGATCGGAGTAGTTTTCggaggctgaaataggctctatcgGCTGCCAGTtttagtctcttatctttattgttcttatttgatcAGTGCTACTTGACGTTGTtgcctctttggtttttggtgttgacgttgccaccatatatttcgcctTGCTTTCATTGGTGTGAAGCCTaagagccgcctgctcgatctggatgaaagcagtttgtactaTCGAGTTGtttctcccatgatgtcgatatcgtcatcataggccagtggttggaTTGCCTTAAGGAGGATGgtaactcttgcatttacttcagcatcacggactactatagggcatctccttgtcttagaccgttgttgatgtcgaatggtcctgagactgatcctactgcttttatgtgGCTTCAGGttcaccctagtcagtcttatcaatttcgtcggggtaccgaattctctcatggtcgtgtacaatttaccccggctatgctatcataagcggctttgaagtcgatgaaaagatggtacaactaaTGGCCAtaaacctgatctgttgctaattttccTGGAATATGCCTCTTTGGCATAAGCCAAAGATAAACTGAgtataattatgcggtgtttccaacgattcattatctgaaataataaaaaacttattgtttctttttcgttggtgtggatatttattcttgcaaataccgatatttcgggaaccacttgttcccttcatcagtgctagaaCTTGTTACTGTTTGactgctttggcctcgggaaatagaaaaagtctcttcaaagcactctaaaagtgtgcgatttagagttttgaattcattttctatcgccaaaggagttcttagtcgcctagggacctccactttgttgccaagaagttcattgaactttgtccaatccgttttcttagGATTCCGACCTTATATTACAGATTATTCGCCTGCGATAGCCAGActtaattctaagtaacggtgatctaagagtgagacttcatctagcactcgccagtctctaatcaactctaacaactttgaagtgcagattgctaGGTCAATTTTGGCACTTCTTCTtgatcccacgaacgtaggggcacaCACCACTTTCGCGGTCgagagaccagctgaagtgataagcttctcttctctagcatagcatttgctactgccccaaaaaCATGTTGAGCGTTCGCACCACAAACTAACTGATTCTGCATaaactaccagatcccttagcttTGTGTCGGCGGTGGACACAAAGAGTCATAGTATAAGTAAGCAAAGGCAACTAGGGCGTATCTCCACTTGCCAATAAActagtattgtaagttgaccgctaCAAGGTTCTGGGAATAAAATTGCCTCtgcatggttgcttctaacaatttcGACATCAAGATTTAggtcctcggtctcgaggatctctcatcgaagaaaatcctaatcccctttactgatccatgGGTACTGATCTTGGACCAGAAATAtaaaggacagtcctgcaatttTGCCAGGCTCGCTACCAGtggataggaagaggctttagtatgttgcaggttaatttgactaacctttataTTTGTTGACATAAGTGCAATCTAACATGAAAACTGCCGCTCATTGAAAAATTTGTTGCGTCCAACGTTGATCTCACCAGGGTTATCAGCCTGTCCTCAGTTCCCCCGTCAGATTT of Hermetia illucens chromosome 4, iHerIll2.2.curated.20191125, whole genome shotgun sequence contains these proteins:
- the LOC119653410 gene encoding V-type proton ATPase catalytic subunit A — encoded protein: MSSGLKKISDEDRESKYGRVFAVSGPVVTAERMSGSAMYELVRVGYYELVGEIIRLEGDMATIQVYEETSGVTVGDPVLRTGKPLSVELGPGIMGSIFDGIQRPLKDINELTSSIYIPKGVNVPCLSRTQSWEFNPLHVKVGSHITGGDLYGLVHENTLVKHKMIVPPRAKGTVRYIAPAGNYTVEDVVLETEFDGEITKHTMLQVWPVRQPRPVTEKLPANHPLLTGQRVLDSLFPCVQGGTTAIPGAFGCGKTVISQALSKYSNSDVIIYVGCGERGNEMSEVLRDFPELSVEIDGVTESIMKRTALVANTSNMPVAAREASIYTGITLSEYFRDMGYNVSMMADSTSRWAEALREISGRLAEMPADSGYPAYLGARLASFYERAGRVKCLGNPEREGSVSIVGAVSPPGGDFSDPVTSATLGIVQVFWGLDKKLAQRKHFPSINWLISYSKYMRALDDFYEKNFPEFVPLRTKVKEILQEEEDLSEIVQLVGKASLAETDKITLEVAKLLKDDFLQQNSYSSYDRFCPFYKTVGMLRNIIAFYDLARHAVESTAQSENKITWNVIRDAMGNIMYQLSSMKFKDPVKDGEAKIKADFDQLYEDLQQAFRNLED